Genomic segment of Pseudomonas sp. DY-1:
TTCATGGTCGCCCTGAGAACGTTTCAGGTCGCAACCGAGCAAGGAAAAAGGAGATCATGCTAGCATACGCACCCCGCGAATCGTGCGCTCCAGCCGACTTTCCGGGTAGCAGCCCGCGCTCCCCCACGGCCCGCTTCTGACATTTTTACCGGGATACATAGGTACGCAGATGAGCAAGACCTCTCTCGAAAAGAGCAAGATCAAGTTCCTTCTCCTCGAAGGCGTCCACCAGAACGCCGTGGACACCCTGAAGGCCGCCGGCTACACCAACATCGAGTACCTCAAGGGCGCACTCTCGGGTGACGAACTGAAGGAAAAGATCGCCGACGTGCATTTCATCGGCATCCGCTCGCGCACCCAGCTCACCGACGAGGTGTTCGACTGCGCCAAGAAGCTCATCGCCGTCGGCTGCTTCTGCATTGGCACCAACCAGGTCAACCTCAATGCCGCCCGCGAGCGTGGCATCGCCGTATTCAACGCCCCATACTCCAATACCCGTTCGGTAGCCGAACTGGTGCTGGCCGAGGCTATCCTGCTGCTGCGCGGTATTCCGGAGAAGAACGCCTCCTGCCACCGCGGCGGCTGGATCAAGTCCGCAGCCAACTCCTTCGAAATCCGCGGCAAGAAGCTGGGTATCGTCGGCTACGGCTCCATTGGCACCCAGCTCTCCGTGCTGGCCGAAGCGCTTGGCATGCAGGTGTTCTTCTATGACACCGTGACCAAGCTGCCGCTGGGCAACGCCACCCAGGTGGGCAACCTGCACGAACTGCTGGGCATGTCCGACATCGTCTCCCTGCACGTGCCCGAGCTGCCGTCCACCCAGTGGATGATCGGCGAGAAGGAAATCCGCGCCATCAAGCCGGGCGGCATCCTGATCAACGCCGCCCGCGGCACCGTCGTGAAGCTGGACGCCCTGGCCGAAGCCATCAAGGACGAGCACCTGATCGGCGCCGCCATCGACGTGTTCCCGGTCGAACCCAAGTCCAACGACGAGGAGTTCGAGAGCCCGCTGCGTGGCCTGGACCGCGTGATCCTGACCCCGCACATCGGCGGCTCCACTGCCGAAGCCCAGGCCAACATCGGCCTGGAAGTGGCCGAGAAGCTGGTGAAGTACAGCGACAACGGCACCTCGGTGTCCTCCGTGAACTTCCCGGAAGTGGCCCTGCCGTCCCACCCGGGCAAGCACCGCCTGCTGCACATTCACGAGAACGTGCCGGGCGTGATGAGCGAGATCAACAAGGTGTTCGCCGACAACGGCATCAACATCTCCGGCCAGTACCTGCAGACCGACGAGAAAGTCGGCTACGTGGTGATCGATGTCGATGCCGACTACTCGGACCTCGCCCTCGAGAAGCTGCAGCACGTGAATGGCACCATCCGCAGCCGAGTCCTCTTCTGAATCGGGGCAGCTGCGAGTCGGCGATCATTCGCCGGACATGAAAAAGGGAGGCCTCGGCCTCCCTTTTTCTTTTCCGGCGTCTTTACTTGACGATCACAGTGATCTTTTCCGCTATCACCGGCGGGTCCAGTGGCACATGGTTCTTGTCCCCCACCAGCAGTTGCAGGCTGTGTTTGCCGGGCGGAAGGGTGACCTGGGTTTCGGTCTGGCCCTTGCCGAAGTGGCGGACGTTATCGGTCATGGGCAGGGGCATATCCATCGCTGGCGCCTGGTCCAGGTCAATCAGCAGGTGGTGATGGCCAGTGGCGGGCGCATCGACGCCAGCCGGCGCGACGCCCATGCCCTGGAGGCCGAATTTCACCGTGAAGGTCTGGCCAACGGTGGCGCCATCAGCCGGTTCGATGAAGTACACCTTTGCGCCATCCGGCGCCGGGGTGCGCGGAGCAGCCGCGTGGGTGGCGGTGGCGGCGCCAAGCAGCAGGGCGCCAAGGCTCAGGAAAGACAAAGTCCTCATTACACATCTCCATGTTTTTGTGAGCCAGACACCAGACCCGATGCAACCAGTTAGGTTCACTCGCTGTCCGAGCAAGGCGCTGCACCCGCGCCAGCGAAAAACATAACGAGACGAGGAAGTTCCCCATGCGCCTGCTTTACTGCCTGCCCACTCTATTCGCCCTGTTGAGCCCCCTGGCCCAGGCCGAACTGCTTGACGATGTATGGGAACGCGGCAGCCTGCGCATTGCCCTGGAGGAGAACAATCCACCCTACAGCTACCGGGAAAACGACAAACTGACCGGCTTCGACGTGGCGCTGGGGCGCGCCCTGGCTGCGGAGATGAATGTGGATGCGGAGTTCGTCGTGGACGACGACGGCAAGATGCTCGAAGGCTTGCAGAGCGGTCGCTACGACATTGCCCTGGACCGCGTCGCGGCACCAGCTGAGGGCGAGCAGACCCTGGAGTTCAGCGAACCCTACGTCTTCCCGGTAAGCGAGAGCGAGGGCAACCTGGCGCAGCCTATGACGATTCCCTTCCAGAAGGGCAATCCCGCCTTCCGCGACACCCTCAACCGCGCCCTGACCAAGCTGCGCAGCGAGGGCAAGCTCGGTGCGTTGTCTGCGCAATGGCTGGGCAAGGATCTCAGCCAGCCCCCGGCTGCCGCCAAGCGTTGAACCTCAGTCTTCGTCCAGTTCGGCCAGGCGTGCAGCCGCCTGGGCCAGTTCCTCTTCGCTGAAGACTTCGACACCCGAGCGGCGCAGGGCTGCGGCGGTAACGCCTTCACCGGCGACTCGAACGCCGCTGAAACTACCGTCATAGTTTTCCCGATTGCCGCAGGATGGGCTGCGGGCCTTGAGCAACGCGATACGGATGCCGTTACGCGCCACCAGATCCAGAGCGATGCGCGCACCGGTGACGAACGCGTCGGTCACATCCTGGCCGTCGTCGGTGAGCACCGGCAGCTCGCCGTCCAGCACAGCGGCGCCGCGACCGCCGGCGATCTCGGCCGCTGCCCGCGGCGTCGGCAAGCCACCGGCCACTTCCGGGCAAAGCGGCACGATGCGCCCCTCCGCCTGCCAGCGCTCCAACAGGTCGAACGGGCCGTGGGCGCCACCGTCATAGCGTACTTTCTGCCCAAGCAGGCAACGACTGACCAGGATCTTCTGCATATTCATCTCCAGAGGGGCGCCTTCGAGGTCACCCCGGGTAACAACTGCGCCACCTGCGCGAAGTGGCGCCTGATCGAAGGTAGGGCCTGGGCCCGTTAACTGCCAAGCCGTTCTCAACGGCAGGCGACAGGATTCCCCATCCTTCGGCGGGAAGCACTCTTCGCCACTGGCTGTGGCTCCCGCGGCCCTCCAGACTGCGCGCAACCTGCACAGGAGCGTGCCATGCCCAGAACAACGAACTACCTGCGACTCGCACTGGCTTGCGGCACCGCCCTGCTCAGCGGCACCGGCCAGGCAGCCCTTGAATCCCTGGATAACCAGGCTCTCAGCGAAATCAGCGGCCAGGCCGGAATCAACCTGCGCCTGGATGTCATGGCGCGCATCGACAGCATCAGCTGGAACGACGATGGCGGCAGCCTGTCATTGCGTAATGTGCGCATCGACAACGGCTGCCTCAAGCCTGGCGACTGCCCCAATGGTGCGGGCGGCAGCTTTCCCCTGGGCGCTGCGCAACTCGGCCTCACGCTCCCCATCTTCGGCGTCGATCAGCCGACCCTGAAGGTCGACGTGGTGAAGAATTCAGCCGGTACCCAGCAAGTCCGCCTGGAACTGCCCGATCTCACCACCATCAACGAACAACTCCAGGGCAGTGGCATTCCGGCCCAGCGCATCCGCGTGCGGGTCGCCGCCGACATGCACATTGGCGAAAGCCGGATCGGTAGCCTGGAAATTCGCGATATCACCGACCTGCGCGGCAACTTCAGGGTCTGGGGCCACTGACAGGCATGAGCTTCAGAGCGGCCCGCCGCGGCGACGGAACCATCCGGCGAGGGACAGGCGCTCGCGGTTCGCCGGCAGGACCTCATGGGGCAGTTCCGCGGACAGGAACACCACCAGGCTGCCGCCCTCGGGCAGCACATCCCGTTCACCTTGCGCCAGGTACAGGCGCAAGGCACCGCCCTGCTCCGGCTGCCAGTCGGCATTCAGGTAGGCCACCACCGACACGGCCCTGCGGTCATCGTCGCGAAAACGGTCCAGGTGCTTCTGGTAGAAGGCCCCGGGCGGATAGCAGGCGAAGTGGCATTCGAAATCTTCCAGGCCCAGGTAAAGCTCACGATTGAGGAGCTGGCGCAACTCGTCCATCAACGCAAGATAGGCATCACTGGCGGCCGACTGGCCGGGCTCCAGCCACTGGATACGATCACCGCGCACCCCTTCACGAATCTGCTGCCCTTCGCCACGCCCGACGGAAGCGGGCGCGAGTGTTCCGGCAGCCCCGCGAGCACGGCACTCATCCGCGAGGGCATTGGTGAGGTCGACGGGCAGCATCAGGCACTGGTGGGACCAGCCCTGGCTGGCCAGGTCATCAGCGATCGGGGTGAGCACGGGGTGATCTGCGGGTAGCGGCATGATTCCGGAATTCTACCAGCGAGCAGGAAATTACCTACATACACCGATGAAGATTCCGACACCTCGACAATAAAGCCCGAGTCCGCTGAGAATAGCCGCACGCTCAACCCCGCAACGCCCACCCGCCGCCACCGCCCTGCCCGCCGAACCGATGCCGTACGCGTGGGTCCGATACGAACAGCGGACTGCGTCATCAAGGAGACCCCATGCGCCTGCTCTTCGCCGTCACCCTCCTCCTCTTCGGTTTGCCTGCCCTGGCCGACGACCACGCCAGCCTTTACCAGGCGGCCGGCTGGCCGGAGCAGCGCGCGCACTTCAACGACGCCCTGACGGCGGCCCAGCAGCGTTACCAGAAGACCTTGCCGCCGGCGGTCTACCAGGCACTGGTGGACAACAGCAACCGTCGCTTCCAGCCCCAGGCCATCGACCAGCGCGCCCAGGTTGCGCTGCGTAGCCAATTACAGGACCCGCGTCCGGCACTGACCTTCTTCCAGTCGCCACTGGGCCGCAAGATCATTGCTGCAGAAACCCTGGCCACCCGCCGCGACCAGTTGGCGATGCACGCCAATGGCCTGCCGCGCATCGAGGCCGAAGCCACCCGCCGTCTGCTCATTGGCCACCTGGCCCAGGCCTTGCCGGCCCGTGAAGCCGGTGCGGAGGTCAGCCTGGCGCTGGCCGGCGTCGCTGCCGACAGCCTGAGTCAGATGCTTCCCGGCCTGTTCGGTGGCGGCCAGGCCCAGGGCATGATCGATGGCCAGCGCCAGCGCCTGATGGAGCAGATCGGCAACGATCTGGATAACACCCTGCTCTACGTCTATCGCGACCTTTCCGACCCGGAACTGGAAGAGTTCGTCACCTTTGCCGAATCAACCGACGGCAAGGCCTACTACCAGGCCGCGCTGGCCGCCGTGCGGGCCGGCCTTGCCGTGGGCCAGGACGCCTCCGCCAAGCAGGGGCTCTGAACGTTTCTCGCAGGTTGGCGCTGAGCGCAGTGAAGCCCGACAAAGGGGCCTTCAAGCAGCTCCGCCCCCACCTACGAAAACTACCCCAGCCTTTCTCGCAAGAAACTGAAGTACCGCTCCCGATACGCCGGCGATTCATTCACCAGGTGATGGCCGGCCCCCTCCAGCATTAGCACTTCGGGCTGGTCGAACTTTTCAGCCAGCACCGCCAGGTTGTGACGCCAGTCCACCGTCATGTCACCGTCCCCCTGGATCACCAACGGCCGGCGCCGGCTGCGTTGCGCCTTCTCGATACGGGGCACCCAGCGTGCCAGGGCACCGACCCAGGCAGTGGGCAGGGTTTGTGGCTGCAGCGGGTCCTTGTGGTGGACGAATTCGATGAACTCGGCATCGCTGGAGTTGACGCTGAATCGACGGGGAATGCCTTCGACGAAATGCCGCATCAACTGATAGCTGAACTTCGACCAGGCCCAGGCACGCGGCCGCACCAACGGGGCGAACAGCAGGGTCTCGCCCAGCTCCGGGCGTGGCGTACCTGTTAGCAGGTAATCCAGCAGGATTGCACCGCCGGTGCTCTGCCCGGCCAGGTGCCAGGGCTGTGGCAGGCCCAACGCGTCAGCCTCGCCCAGCAGGGCCTGGAGAGCGGCCTGATACTCGGCGAAATCGCCGATGCTGGCCCGCGTCCCGCTGGACAGCCCGTGGCCGGGCAGGTCGCAGGCGATCACCGCGAAGCCCATGGCAAGCGCCCAGTCGACCAGATGGCCATAGAGTCCCATGTGGTCGTAGTAACCGTGCAGCATCACCAGGCTGGCGCGCGGCTCGGGCGGCAACCAGAGCTGGGTCACCAGCGAGTATCCGGCTGCCTCGACGCAACCCAGGCGTGCCTGCACCCCCGGATGGCGCGTAGCAAAGTCCAGCCGGTAAAAGGTGCGGTAGGTCTGTGCCTGGCGCAGGTCAGCGCCGCCTGCGGCCAAGGGTCGCAACAACGGGCGCAGGAGATCGGGCTGGAACGGGTCTGGCATCGGGCTTTCCCTGGATGAGGCAATTCTGTCCACAGGACCGCATGGGGTCCTGGCCGGCTGCCGATATTCTGCTGCCCGACGCAACGTGGCAAGCTACGCGCCCCCGCACAGGCCCGTCACAATGCGTGCACTCAATCCCAGAACCCTGATCACCAGCCTCGCCCTCCTCGCCTGCGTCGGCGCCATCCTGTTGGCCCTGCGCTGGTACGAGTCGCGCTATGTGCGCCCTTTCAATACACAGGCCACGGTGTTCTCCGGCGAGCAGCTGCGTCTACCGGCCGAGCTCGCTGGCCCGGGCCCGATCCGCCTGGTGCACTTCTGGGACCCGGCCTGCCCCTGCAACGCCGGCAACCAACAGCATCTCGCCGAACTGATTCAGCGCTTCGCGCCCCAGGGCGTGACCTTCCATGCGGTGCAGAAACCCGGCAGCAAAGGCCATTTGCCCCCTGGCCTGGAAGCTCTGCAGCCGCTGGCTATGATGCCCGGTTCCGAGCAACTGCCGGCGGTGCCCGCTGTGGGCATCTGGGACCGTGACGGCCGCCTCGCCTACTTCGGCCCCTACAGCGAAGGCGCGGTCTGCAACTCGGCCAACAGCTTCATCGAGCCCATTCTCGAAGCCTTGATCGACAACCGCCCGGTAAGCGCCAGCAGCACCCTAGCGGCGGGTTGCTTCTGCGCCTGGCGAAAGCCGAGCTAGCCAGCGCCGAGACGCGCGCGCCAGGCTTCCGGCGGCATCCCGTACCAACGACGAAAGGCCCGGTAGAAGGGCGACAGCTCGGAGAAGCCGCACTCCCGGGCCACCTCGCGCATGGCCCGGCCCTCTTGCAACAGCTCCACCGCGCGCAACTGCTGCACCGACTCGCGTACCCCCCGCAGGCTGCTGCCCTGTCCGGCCAGCGCCCGCTGCAAGCCGCCGGCGCTGAAACCCAGCTCCGCCGCGCAGGCTTCCAGCGAGCAGTCCGCCTTGCCCAGGCGAACACCCAGCAGGTAACGCAGGCGATTGAGCAGGTCGTTTCCCACCAGCGCCTCCATCTGCGCCTCGGCGTGCTTCCAGAGCAGTTGGTGCAACTCTGGATTGGCGGTGCGCGACGGGCGCTTCAGCAGGGCCGTCGGGAACAGCAGGGCATCATGCTCGCGGCCGAATACCGGCAACAGACCGAACAAGCGCTGGTGTTCGCTCACCCGCGCCGGTCGGGCATGGCGGAACTGCACGCCGTCCAGACGGAACTCACCATCGGTAATGAAGCCCAGCAGCTTGGTGAAGAGCAGCGCCAGGCATTCCATCTGCTGGCGCAGCGACGAGAAGCCCAGGTAGTTGAGGTCGATCACCAGGCGCGCCACCGCACCTTCCACATGCAACTGGGCGACGAAGCCGCCGGAAAGGATGTGCTGGAAACGCAGGAAGCTCGCCAAAGCCTCGCCCAGGTCACGGCTGGCCAGTAGCAAATAGCCCACCACATCGAGCAGGCGCGGCTTCATGACCTCGCCCAGATGCAGGCCGATGTCGGGGTCGCCGATCAGTGCGTCGGCGGCCAGCCAGAATTGCGGCGCATCGTCGTGGCGTAGGCGGCCGTCCACCGGCGGTGGTCCCAGTCGGCGGTGCTGGTTGACGCCAAGATAAACCCGGCCAGGGTCCAGGCCGAGCTCCGTCAGCGCTTCGTAGAGCAGGCGGCGCAAGGTAGCGGAGTGGGTCAGCGGGACGAAGCTGGCGTCTGGCTCGGTGACGGACATGGCGATTCCTCGTGCATTGACCAAAGACTTTCAGTTCGCGCGTGTTTGGTCAATGCCTGCCAGCCCTGCCTTGGGGAGAATGCCGCAACCATAACAACAAGGAATTTCGTGCATGAAACGCACCCTGACTGTCCTGGCCGTCCTGATCGCAGCGGCTGCCGGCGGCGCCAACTGGTACAGCGAGAGCAAGAAGCCCGTGCGCGACGGCGAGCTTGCCATGGCCAACCTCCAGGCCCCGGTGACAGTGCGCTACGACGAGCGTGGCGTACCCCATATCCAGGCCGCCAACGAAGCCGACATGTACCGTGCCCTGGGCTTCGTCCATGCCCAGGACCGCCTGTTCCAGATGGAAATGCTGCGCCGCCTGTCGCGCGGTGAGCTTGCCGAAATCCTCGGCGCCCGCCTGGTGGACACCGACCGCCTGTTCCGCACCCTGGGAATCCGCGCCCACGCCGACGCTTACGCCAGCAAGATGGACAAGGACAGCCCGGCCACAAAGGCCCTGCAGGCCTATCTCGACGGCATCAACCAGTATCAGGACAGCCGCCCGGCACCGGTGGAGTTCGACCTGCTGGGTATCGAGAAGCGCCCCTTTACCATCGCCGACACCCTCTCCGTGGCCGGCTACATGGCCTACAGCTTCGCCGCCGCCTTCCGTACCGAGCCGGCGATCACCTACGTGCGTGATGAACTGGGCGCCGACTACCTGAAGGCCTTCGATCTCGACTGGCACCCCGAAGGCGTGATCGGCCAACCTCTCGCCCAGGGCGACTGGCAAGACCTCAACCGCCTCGCCCAGCTCAGCCAGCAAGCGCTGGTCGAAGCCGGCCTGCCACAGTTCGAGGGCAGCAATGCCTGGGCGGTTTCCGGCAGCCACACCGCCAGCGGCAAACCGCTGCTCGCCGGCGACCCGCATATCCGTTTCGCCGTTCCGGCGGTGTGGCACGAGGCGCAATTGAGCTATCCGGGCTTCGAGCTCTATGGCCACCACCAGGCCCTGAACCCGGTTGCGTCCCTGGGGCACAACCGGCAGTTCGCCTGGAGCCTGACCATGTTCCAGAACGATGACCTCGACCTGATCGCCGAAAAGAGCAATCCGGACAATCCCGACCAGGTCTGGTACCAGGGGCAGTGGGTCAACCTGGAAAGCCGCGAGGAAACCATCCAGGTCAAGGATGGCGAACCGGTGAAGCTGACCCTGCGCCGCTCGCCCCACGGCCCGATCATCAATGACGCCCTGGGCGCGGCCGCCGGCAAGACGCCGATCGCCATGTGGTGGGCCTTCCTGGAGACCGAGAACCCGATCCTCGATGCCTTCTACCAGCTCAACCGCGCGGACAGCCTGGACAAGGCCCGTGCCGCCTCCGAGAAAATCCATTCACCCGGCCTCAACATCATCTGGGCCAACGCCAGCGGTGACATCGGCTGGTGGGCTGCAGCGAAGCTGCCGCAACGCCCGGACGGCGTGAATCCCTACTTCATCCTCAACGGCAGTACCGGCGAAGCCGACAAGCCTGGCTATCTGCCCTTCAGCGCCAACCCCCACGAGGAAAATCCGCAGCGCGGCTTTATCGTCTCGGCCAACTATCAACCGCTGTCGCCGACCGGCGTCGCCATTCCGGGCTACTACAACTTGCCGGATCGCGGCGTACGCCTGAACCAGCGTCTGGCCGAGTCCGGCGTGAAGTGGGACGTGCAGAACAGCCAGGCGCTGCAACTGGACACCACCACCGGCTATGGCCCGCGCCTGCTCGCGCCGATCCTCGGCGACCTGCGTGCTGCCGCAACCGACGACGCCGAGCGCGGCCTGGTGGAGCAGCTCGCCAACTGGCAAGGCGACCACCCGCTGGATTCCACTGCCGCCACCCTGTTCAACCAGCTCACCTACGAGCTGTCCAATGCACTGATGCGCGACGAGCTGGGTGATGCCTTCTTCGACAGCCTGCTGCAGACGCGCATCCTGGACTCTGCCCTGCCGCGCCTGACCAATGAGCCGGCCTCGCCCTGGTGGGACAAACGCGATACACCGCAGAAGGAAACCCGCGCGGATGTGGTCAAGGCTGCCTGGCAGGCCAGCCTGGCGCACCTGAAGAAGACCCTCGGCGAAGACAGCTCGAAATGGCAGTGGGGCAACGGCCATACCCTGACCCACAGCCATCCGCTGGGGCAGCAGAAACCGCTGAACCTGCTGTTCAACGTCGGTCCCTTCGCCGCACCTGGCGGCCACGAAGTGCCCAACAACCTGTCCCAGCGCGTCGGCCCGGCACCCTGGGAAGTGTTCTATGGCCCCTCAACGCGCCGCCTGATCGACCTGGCGGACGCCGAACATGCCCTGGGCATCAACCCGGTGGGCCAGAGCGGCGTTCCTTTCGACCGTCACTACAAGGACCAGGCCGAGGCTTACATCCGTGGCGAGTACGTGCCGATGCACTTCGCCGAGGATGAGGTGAAAGCCAATAGCCGCGAGACGTTGAAGTTGGTGCCTGGGAACTGACTCCCTCCACCCGCCCCTCTCCCGCAAGCGGGAGAGGGGCGACTCAGGGCCTGACCTCCTGGCACAGAATGCCCCCTCTCCCTGAGGGAGAGGGCTGGGGAGGGGGGAAGAGCCCCACCTCACGAAGTAGCGTTGACGTCCTCAAACCCTCCCCAACGCCTGCGCCAGGTCTGCGCGCAGGTCCTCCAGGTCTTCCACACCCACCGATAGCCGCACCAGCGAATCGCCAATGCCCAGCTCCGCGCGAATCTCCGCCGGGATGCTGGCATGGGTCATGATCGCCGGGTGCTCGATCAGACTCTCCACGCCGCCCAGGCTCTCGGCCAGGGTGAAGATTCGCACCGTTTCGAGGAAGCGCCGGGTTCCCGCCAGGTCGCTGGCCAGGTCCAGGGAGATCATCCCGCCGAAACCGTGCATCTGCCGCTGCGCCAGTACATGTTGCGGATGCGACTCCAGGCCAGGGTAGTAGACCCGCGCCACCTGAGGCTGGCACTCCAGCCAGC
This window contains:
- a CDS encoding DUF523 domain-containing protein; amino-acid sequence: MQKILVSRCLLGQKVRYDGGAHGPFDLLERWQAEGRIVPLCPEVAGGLPTPRAAAEIAGGRGAAVLDGELPVLTDDGQDVTDAFVTGARIALDLVARNGIRIALLKARSPSCGNRENYDGSFSGVRVAGEGVTAAALRRSGVEVFSEEELAQAAARLAELDED
- a CDS encoding DUF4399 domain-containing protein, encoding MRTLSFLSLGALLLGAATATHAAAPRTPAPDGAKVYFIEPADGATVGQTFTVKFGLQGMGVAPAGVDAPATGHHHLLIDLDQAPAMDMPLPMTDNVRHFGKGQTETQVTLPPGKHSLQLLVGDKNHVPLDPPVIAEKITVIVK
- a CDS encoding AraC family transcriptional regulator translates to MSVTEPDASFVPLTHSATLRRLLYEALTELGLDPGRVYLGVNQHRRLGPPPVDGRLRHDDAPQFWLAADALIGDPDIGLHLGEVMKPRLLDVVGYLLLASRDLGEALASFLRFQHILSGGFVAQLHVEGAVARLVIDLNYLGFSSLRQQMECLALLFTKLLGFITDGEFRLDGVQFRHARPARVSEHQRLFGLLPVFGREHDALLFPTALLKRPSRTANPELHQLLWKHAEAQMEALVGNDLLNRLRYLLGVRLGKADCSLEACAAELGFSAGGLQRALAGQGSSLRGVRESVQQLRAVELLQEGRAMREVARECGFSELSPFYRAFRRWYGMPPEAWRARLGAG
- a CDS encoding DUF2059 domain-containing protein yields the protein MRLLFAVTLLLFGLPALADDHASLYQAAGWPEQRAHFNDALTAAQQRYQKTLPPAVYQALVDNSNRRFQPQAIDQRAQVALRSQLQDPRPALTFFQSPLGRKIIAAETLATRRDQLAMHANGLPRIEAEATRRLLIGHLAQALPAREAGAEVSLALAGVAADSLSQMLPGLFGGGQAQGMIDGQRQRLMEQIGNDLDNTLLYVYRDLSDPELEEFVTFAESTDGKAYYQAALAAVRAGLAVGQDASAKQGL
- a CDS encoding transporter substrate-binding domain-containing protein translates to MRLLYCLPTLFALLSPLAQAELLDDVWERGSLRIALEENNPPYSYRENDKLTGFDVALGRALAAEMNVDAEFVVDDDGKMLEGLQSGRYDIALDRVAAPAEGEQTLEFSEPYVFPVSESEGNLAQPMTIPFQKGNPAFRDTLNRALTKLRSEGKLGALSAQWLGKDLSQPPAAAKR
- a CDS encoding 2OG-Fe(II) oxygenase, producing the protein MPLPADHPVLTPIADDLASQGWSHQCLMLPVDLTNALADECRARGAAGTLAPASVGRGEGQQIREGVRGDRIQWLEPGQSAASDAYLALMDELRQLLNRELYLGLEDFECHFACYPPGAFYQKHLDRFRDDDRRAVSVVAYLNADWQPEQGGALRLYLAQGERDVLPEGGSLVVFLSAELPHEVLPANRERLSLAGWFRRRGGPL
- the serA gene encoding phosphoglycerate dehydrogenase produces the protein MSKTSLEKSKIKFLLLEGVHQNAVDTLKAAGYTNIEYLKGALSGDELKEKIADVHFIGIRSRTQLTDEVFDCAKKLIAVGCFCIGTNQVNLNAARERGIAVFNAPYSNTRSVAELVLAEAILLLRGIPEKNASCHRGGWIKSAANSFEIRGKKLGIVGYGSIGTQLSVLAEALGMQVFFYDTVTKLPLGNATQVGNLHELLGMSDIVSLHVPELPSTQWMIGEKEIRAIKPGGILINAARGTVVKLDALAEAIKDEHLIGAAIDVFPVEPKSNDEEFESPLRGLDRVILTPHIGGSTAEAQANIGLEVAEKLVKYSDNGTSVSSVNFPEVALPSHPGKHRLLHIHENVPGVMSEINKVFADNGINISGQYLQTDEKVGYVVIDVDADYSDLALEKLQHVNGTIRSRVLF
- a CDS encoding alpha/beta hydrolase, yielding MPDPFQPDLLRPLLRPLAAGGADLRQAQTYRTFYRLDFATRHPGVQARLGCVEAAGYSLVTQLWLPPEPRASLVMLHGYYDHMGLYGHLVDWALAMGFAVIACDLPGHGLSSGTRASIGDFAEYQAALQALLGEADALGLPQPWHLAGQSTGGAILLDYLLTGTPRPELGETLLFAPLVRPRAWAWSKFSYQLMRHFVEGIPRRFSVNSSDAEFIEFVHHKDPLQPQTLPTAWVGALARWVPRIEKAQRSRRRPLVIQGDGDMTVDWRHNLAVLAEKFDQPEVLMLEGAGHHLVNESPAYRERYFSFLRERLG
- a CDS encoding DUF6436 domain-containing protein; the encoded protein is MRALNPRTLITSLALLACVGAILLALRWYESRYVRPFNTQATVFSGEQLRLPAELAGPGPIRLVHFWDPACPCNAGNQQHLAELIQRFAPQGVTFHAVQKPGSKGHLPPGLEALQPLAMMPGSEQLPAVPAVGIWDRDGRLAYFGPYSEGAVCNSANSFIEPILEALIDNRPVSASSTLAAGCFCAWRKPS
- a CDS encoding DUF6160 family protein, with product MPRTTNYLRLALACGTALLSGTGQAALESLDNQALSEISGQAGINLRLDVMARIDSISWNDDGGSLSLRNVRIDNGCLKPGDCPNGAGGSFPLGAAQLGLTLPIFGVDQPTLKVDVVKNSAGTQQVRLELPDLTTINEQLQGSGIPAQRIRVRVAADMHIGESRIGSLEIRDITDLRGNFRVWGH
- a CDS encoding penicillin acylase family protein, whose protein sequence is MKRTLTVLAVLIAAAAGGANWYSESKKPVRDGELAMANLQAPVTVRYDERGVPHIQAANEADMYRALGFVHAQDRLFQMEMLRRLSRGELAEILGARLVDTDRLFRTLGIRAHADAYASKMDKDSPATKALQAYLDGINQYQDSRPAPVEFDLLGIEKRPFTIADTLSVAGYMAYSFAAAFRTEPAITYVRDELGADYLKAFDLDWHPEGVIGQPLAQGDWQDLNRLAQLSQQALVEAGLPQFEGSNAWAVSGSHTASGKPLLAGDPHIRFAVPAVWHEAQLSYPGFELYGHHQALNPVASLGHNRQFAWSLTMFQNDDLDLIAEKSNPDNPDQVWYQGQWVNLESREETIQVKDGEPVKLTLRRSPHGPIINDALGAAAGKTPIAMWWAFLETENPILDAFYQLNRADSLDKARAASEKIHSPGLNIIWANASGDIGWWAAAKLPQRPDGVNPYFILNGSTGEADKPGYLPFSANPHEENPQRGFIVSANYQPLSPTGVAIPGYYNLPDRGVRLNQRLAESGVKWDVQNSQALQLDTTTGYGPRLLAPILGDLRAAATDDAERGLVEQLANWQGDHPLDSTAATLFNQLTYELSNALMRDELGDAFFDSLLQTRILDSALPRLTNEPASPWWDKRDTPQKETRADVVKAAWQASLAHLKKTLGEDSSKWQWGNGHTLTHSHPLGQQKPLNLLFNVGPFAAPGGHEVPNNLSQRVGPAPWEVFYGPSTRRLIDLADAEHALGINPVGQSGVPFDRHYKDQAEAYIRGEYVPMHFAEDEVKANSRETLKLVPGN